A genome region from Campylobacter concisus includes the following:
- a CDS encoding response regulator encodes MKVQNNDIIDYLLQSGSSKTKDKKNSFDEILSLAMDKIASDAKISDKVEQFKKRLTEIGAVGFISELNSNKIEEKIAQKKKELTELLGIDDPAKTQDQKNELLKIMDKILSDYRKELNVALANQALLEKQKNLNSKSSSSVNLSSVLNELGLA; translated from the coding sequence ATGAAAGTACAAAATAATGACATAATCGATTATTTATTGCAATCAGGCTCAAGCAAAACTAAAGATAAAAAAAATAGTTTTGATGAAATTTTAAGCCTTGCTATGGATAAGATCGCAAGCGATGCAAAAATTTCAGATAAAGTTGAACAGTTTAAAAAAAGGCTTACTGAAATCGGCGCAGTTGGTTTTATAAGCGAGCTAAATTCTAATAAGATAGAAGAGAAAATAGCCCAAAAGAAAAAGGAGCTAACAGAACTTCTAGGTATAGATGATCCCGCAAAAACACAGGATCAAAAGAATGAGCTGCTTAAGATAATGGATAAAATTTTGAGCGATTATCGCAAAGAGCTAAATGTAGCACTTGCCAATCAGGCTCTACTAGAGAAGCAAAAAAATCTTAATAGTAAGAGTAGTAGCTCGGTTAATCTAAGTTCTGTTTTAAATGAGCTAGGACTTGCTTAA
- the hemH gene encoding ferrochelatase: protein MKKALLLLNMGGANSLADVEIFLKNMFNDPYILGIKNKFLRKFVAFMITKGRLKTAKHNYEQIGGRSPICELTAKLCDKILSLQNEFDAVDFAMNYTSPFAKDVLKKYENFDEIVLLPLYPHHSQTTITSSLDDFKKAKDELEIKAKILLCGPFYDDEIYNKIIISHINEAINNIDVGDVELIFSAHSLPQKIIDKGDVYEKHINEHVQILSKMIKDSGLNFKEINLAYQSRLGPVKWLEPSLNEILAKCKSKKALIYPLSFCIDNSETIFELVIEYAKIAKELNFSFYKVVWCPNFSDEFANFILQKVKTAKEINF from the coding sequence ATGAAAAAGGCACTTTTGCTTTTAAATATGGGTGGGGCAAATAGCCTTGCTGATGTAGAAATTTTTTTAAAAAATATGTTTAATGACCCTTATATTTTGGGTATAAAGAATAAATTTTTAAGAAAATTTGTAGCTTTTATGATCACAAAAGGTAGGCTAAAAACGGCTAAGCATAACTACGAACAAATAGGTGGCAGATCACCTATTTGCGAGCTTACGGCTAAGCTTTGCGATAAAATTTTAAGCTTACAAAATGAGTTTGATGCAGTTGATTTTGCGATGAACTATACTTCACCATTTGCAAAAGATGTGCTTAAAAAATACGAAAATTTTGATGAGATAGTGCTTTTGCCACTTTATCCTCATCATTCACAAACTACAATAACTTCGAGTTTAGATGATTTTAAAAAAGCAAAAGATGAGCTAGAGATAAAGGCTAAAATTTTGCTTTGTGGGCCATTTTACGATGATGAAATTTATAATAAAATCATAATCTCGCACATAAATGAAGCTATAAATAATATAGATGTAGGCGATGTGGAGCTTATCTTTTCGGCTCATTCGTTACCTCAAAAAATTATCGATAAAGGTGATGTCTACGAAAAGCATATAAATGAGCATGTGCAAATTTTAAGCAAAATGATAAAAGATAGCGGATTAAACTTCAAAGAGATAAATTTAGCCTACCAATCGCGTCTTGGGCCTGTAAAATGGCTAGAGCCCTCACTAAATGAAATTTTGGCAAAGTGTAAAAGTAAAAAGGCTCTTATCTATCCACTCTCTTTTTGTATTGATAACTCTGAGACCATTTTTGAGCTAGTTATTGAGTATGCAAAGATCGCAAAAGAGCTAAATTTTAGCTTCTACAAGGTTGTTTGGTGCCCAAATTTTAGTGATGAGTTTGCTAATTTTATCTTACAAAAAGTAAAAACAGCCAAAGAGATTAATTTTTAG
- a CDS encoding Gfo/Idh/MocA family protein has translation MKLKIGIVGYNLAGKRHYMELRRSDKFEVCGVFDKENRDDACRAPFFDEFKKFIEVAQPQAVVLCLPQHEIVEAFCQCAKYCQNILISRPIFKNVSELKEIKYASVVNKVRVCTGVDERFNPTIVSLKKALLKEEEIYSISIAHFRPLCEGNIINELSLCDIDLAKNLVDSEICSFFYTQANKTNTKICDNVGINIKMKNQILVSITDSFCGSLERFKIEVNAKEGVYFGDLIDYKLHRVNENGQMNLKTDPLNNEIKAQYDAFYDLCQSGESSELSSIDDAIKIKELF, from the coding sequence GTGAAACTCAAAATTGGCATTGTTGGATACAATCTAGCTGGCAAGCGGCACTATATGGAGCTAAGGCGTTCTGACAAATTTGAAGTTTGTGGAGTTTTTGATAAAGAAAATAGAGATGATGCTTGCAGAGCTCCGTTTTTTGATGAGTTTAAGAAATTTATAGAAGTAGCCCAGCCACAAGCTGTCGTGCTTTGTTTGCCTCAACATGAGATTGTAGAGGCCTTTTGTCAGTGTGCAAAATATTGCCAAAATATCTTGATTTCAAGACCGATATTTAAAAACGTGAGCGAGCTAAAAGAGATAAAATATGCTTCAGTGGTAAATAAAGTAAGAGTTTGTACTGGCGTAGATGAGCGCTTTAACCCAACTATCGTTTCATTAAAAAAGGCACTTTTAAAAGAAGAAGAAATTTATAGCATTTCAATTGCGCATTTTAGACCACTTTGTGAGGGAAATATTATAAATGAGCTTTCACTTTGCGATATAGACCTTGCGAAAAATTTAGTAGATAGTGAAATTTGTAGCTTTTTTTATACTCAGGCAAATAAAACAAATACCAAAATATGCGACAATGTTGGAATAAACATTAAAATGAAAAATCAAATTTTGGTGAGTATTACTGATTCTTTTTGTGGATCTTTAGAGCGTTTTAAAATAGAAGTAAATGCCAAAGAAGGTGTTTATTTTGGCGATCTTATTGATTATAAGCTTCATAGGGTTAATGAAAATGGTCAGATGAATTTAAAAACCGATCCTTTAAACAATGAAATAAAAGCCCAATATGATGCCTTTTATGATCTTTGTCAAAGCGGCGAAAGTAGCGAGCTTTCAAGCATTGATGATGCGATAAAAATTAAGGAGTTGTTTTGA
- the alaS gene encoding alanine--tRNA ligase, translated as MQNLDIRKAYLDFFKSKGHEVVASAPLVPNDATLLFTNAGMVPFKSIFTGEVPRPTPPIRTSCQTCIRAGGKHNDLDNVGYTARHHTFFEMLGNFSFGEYFKKEAISYAWEFVTEVLKLPKDKLYVTVHESDDEAFEIWSTHIAKERIYRFGDHDNFWQMGDTGPCGPCSEIFYDQGAEHFNTPEDYMGGDGDRFLEIWNLVFMQYERSADGKLSPLPKPSIDTGMGLERVTAILQGKFSNYDSTLFMPLISEVAKLCGKPYVYESGASYRVISDHIRSVTFLLAQGTTFDKEGRGYVLRRILRRAIRHGYLLGIKEPFMYKLVDKVCELMGEHYTYLNEKKAAVKEQIKLEEERFLATIASGLELFESELKNTKEIFSGEAAFKLYDTFGFPLDLTADMLREKGLKVDEARFDELMSEQKARAKAAWKGSGDKSAKGDFKELLEKFGENKFVGYEELKSKSKILALLDEEFKNVDSLDAGKEGWVMFDVTPFYAQSGGQCGDSGKIVGKANVIDTQKFHGLNLSLVKTSAALKVGDEVELEVGSDRAETARHHSATHLLHAALRNVLGTHIAQAGSSVEADRLRFDFSHPKALTSEEISKVENLVNEWILNGANSKTELMKLEDAKNSGAIALFNEKYADNVRVVSFGDVSKELCGGTHVKNIDEIGSFFITKESGVSAGVRRIEAVCSRAALNLAKSFRAEIDELKDELKSAEPLNAVKKLKNELRVLKDKLKNAKNSHELVYLDINKTKLCVTSVDGGDIKTLIDEFKNEHESAAILLIQADESGKISLAAGVKNAPLKAGAWVKFTAQILGGNGGGKDDFATAGGKDASMIEDAIKDSLEYARQALEK; from the coding sequence ATGCAAAATTTAGATATAAGAAAGGCGTATCTTGATTTTTTTAAATCAAAAGGTCACGAAGTCGTAGCTTCTGCACCACTCGTGCCAAATGATGCAACGCTACTTTTCACAAACGCTGGTATGGTGCCATTTAAGAGTATTTTCACAGGCGAAGTGCCACGCCCAACACCACCTATTCGCACTAGCTGTCAGACCTGCATAAGAGCTGGCGGTAAGCATAACGATCTTGATAACGTCGGCTACACAGCACGCCACCACACGTTTTTTGAGATGCTAGGAAATTTTAGCTTTGGCGAATACTTCAAAAAAGAGGCGATCTCTTATGCTTGGGAATTTGTAACGGAAGTACTAAAACTACCAAAAGACAAACTTTATGTAACCGTTCACGAAAGCGACGATGAAGCATTTGAAATTTGGAGTACTCACATCGCAAAAGAGAGAATTTACCGCTTTGGCGATCATGATAACTTCTGGCAGATGGGCGATACTGGACCATGCGGCCCTTGTAGCGAAATTTTTTACGATCAAGGCGCTGAGCACTTTAACACGCCTGAGGACTACATGGGCGGCGATGGCGATAGATTTTTAGAGATTTGGAACCTTGTTTTCATGCAGTATGAAAGAAGCGCTGATGGCAAGTTAAGCCCGCTACCAAAGCCAAGCATCGATACTGGCATGGGACTTGAGCGCGTTACTGCTATCTTGCAAGGTAAATTTAGCAACTACGACAGCACACTTTTTATGCCACTAATTAGCGAAGTAGCAAAGCTTTGTGGCAAGCCATACGTCTATGAAAGTGGCGCTAGCTACCGCGTCATAAGCGATCACATCCGTTCAGTCACATTTTTGCTAGCTCAGGGTACGACATTTGACAAAGAAGGCCGTGGCTACGTGCTTCGCCGTATCTTACGCCGTGCGATCCGCCATGGATACTTACTAGGCATAAAAGAGCCATTTATGTATAAGCTTGTTGATAAAGTTTGCGAGCTAATGGGCGAGCACTACACCTATTTAAATGAGAAAAAAGCGGCTGTAAAAGAGCAGATAAAGCTTGAAGAAGAGAGATTTCTAGCGACTATTGCAAGCGGTTTAGAGCTATTTGAGAGCGAGCTTAAAAATACAAAAGAAATTTTTAGCGGAGAGGCTGCGTTTAAGCTTTATGACACATTTGGTTTTCCACTTGATCTAACAGCTGATATGCTTAGAGAAAAGGGCTTAAAGGTCGATGAAGCAAGGTTTGATGAGCTTATGAGCGAGCAAAAAGCACGTGCAAAAGCTGCTTGGAAAGGCAGTGGCGACAAGAGTGCGAAGGGCGATTTTAAAGAGCTACTTGAGAAATTTGGTGAGAATAAATTTGTAGGCTACGAAGAGCTTAAGAGTAAAAGTAAAATTTTAGCCCTGCTTGATGAAGAATTTAAAAATGTAGATAGCTTAGATGCTGGCAAAGAGGGCTGGGTGATGTTTGATGTCACTCCATTTTACGCTCAAAGTGGCGGTCAGTGCGGCGATAGCGGTAAGATAGTAGGCAAAGCAAATGTGATTGATACGCAAAAATTTCATGGGCTAAATTTATCTTTGGTAAAAACTAGCGCAGCGCTAAAAGTTGGCGATGAAGTAGAGCTTGAAGTTGGCAGTGATAGAGCAGAAACTGCACGTCACCACAGCGCCACACACTTGCTTCATGCAGCCCTTAGAAACGTGCTTGGCACGCATATCGCTCAAGCTGGCTCAAGTGTAGAAGCAGATAGGCTAAGGTTTGACTTCTCTCATCCAAAAGCACTTACTAGCGAAGAAATTTCAAAGGTTGAAAATTTAGTAAATGAGTGGATACTAAATGGTGCTAACTCAAAAACAGAACTTATGAAACTTGAAGATGCTAAAAATAGTGGAGCTATCGCACTATTTAATGAAAAATACGCTGATAATGTAAGAGTCGTTAGCTTTGGCGACGTCAGCAAAGAGCTTTGCGGTGGTACACACGTTAAAAATATAGACGAGATCGGATCGTTTTTCATCACAAAAGAGAGCGGCGTAAGTGCTGGCGTTAGGCGTATCGAGGCTGTTTGCTCAAGGGCTGCGCTAAATTTAGCAAAATCATTTAGAGCTGAGATTGATGAGCTAAAAGATGAGCTAAAGAGTGCCGAGCCACTAAATGCGGTCAAAAAGCTAAAAAATGAATTAAGAGTTTTAAAAGATAAACTAAAAAATGCTAAAAATTCTCATGAGCTAGTCTATTTAGACATAAATAAAACCAAGCTTTGCGTCACAAGCGTAGATGGTGGAGATATAAAAACCTTGATAGATGAGTTTAAAAATGAGCATGAAAGTGCTGCTATTTTGCTAATCCAAGCCGATGAGAGTGGCAAAATTTCTCTTGCAGCTGGAGTCAAAAATGCTCCTTTAAAGGCAGGTGCTTGGGTAAAATTTACAGCACAAATCCTAGGTGGCAATGGCGGTGGTAAAGATGACTTTGCAACAGCCGGTGGCAAAGATGCATCGATGATAGAAGATGCGATAAAAGACTCACTTGAGTACGCAAGGCAAGCCTTAGAAAAATGA
- a CDS encoding 3-isopropylmalate dehydratase, translated as MSHYDIAFIKFDQVVLFLHVCFVALFVGLQAGLVLVGSYFIKNKFEDKERYHILLHIIRRFGIAIFILILCVIATSVVIIFGFYDANLTNPMASAMVATKCAIELFLLLNLSYIFYRYKKALKALRSHEMIELNESLIVIIYYFTPLNLLASLAAIYLGISYKVFL; from the coding sequence ATGAGTCATTACGATATAGCTTTTATAAAATTTGACCAAGTAGTACTATTTTTGCATGTATGCTTTGTAGCTCTTTTTGTGGGGCTACAAGCCGGTCTTGTGCTTGTTGGAAGCTACTTTATAAAAAATAAATTTGAAGACAAGGAACGCTATCACATCTTACTTCACATTATAAGACGCTTTGGCATTGCGATTTTCATACTAATCCTTTGCGTGATAGCGACAAGTGTGGTTATAATTTTTGGATTTTATGATGCAAATTTGACAAATCCTATGGCAAGTGCAATGGTAGCAACAAAATGCGCAATAGAACTATTTTTACTATTAAATTTAAGCTATATATTTTATAGATACAAAAAGGCCTTAAAAGCACTAAGATCGCATGAAATGATCGAGCTAAATGAGAGTTTGATCGTTATAATTTATTACTTCACACCGCTAAATTTATTAGCTTCTCTAGCAGCCATTTATCTTGGCATAAGCTATAAGGTATTTTTATGA
- the maf gene encoding septum formation inhibitor Maf, which produces MIILASSSPTRANLLKDAGINFTQISFQFDESKIEKNVKPEIYVQNVVKAKKEQFLKENMGLKNLLFADSCVACGDKILGKAKDEKEAIAMLNLQSGNECSVYTAMIFLGEFELINVSKTTYKFKKFDEHDLNEYIKNNEWQGKAGAMTIENFNKKYIISQHGETSTAMGLNLKILKAFL; this is translated from the coding sequence ATGATAATACTCGCTTCAAGCTCGCCAACAAGGGCAAATTTATTAAAAGATGCTGGCATAAATTTCACTCAAATTTCTTTCCAGTTTGACGAGAGCAAGATAGAAAAGAACGTAAAGCCTGAAATTTATGTCCAAAACGTCGTAAAAGCTAAAAAAGAGCAATTTTTAAAAGAAAACATGGGTCTTAAAAATTTGCTCTTTGCAGATAGCTGTGTGGCGTGTGGAGATAAAATTTTAGGTAAAGCAAAGGACGAAAAAGAAGCGATTGCCATGCTAAATTTACAAAGTGGCAACGAATGCAGTGTCTATACGGCGATGATATTTTTAGGCGAATTTGAGCTTATAAACGTAAGTAAGACTACGTATAAATTTAAAAAATTTGACGAGCATGACCTTAATGAATACATAAAAAATAATGAGTGGCAAGGCAAGGCTGGAGCCATGACGATAGAAAATTTTAATAAAAAATATATCATCTCCCAACACGGCGAAACCAGCACCGCTATGGGGCTAAATTTAAAAATATTAAAGGCATTTTTATGA
- a CDS encoding transglycosylase domain-containing protein has translation MKYILAFIFIVAISLGGAFLYFYSQVRFDAYAIIDYKPKLTTQIFDRNNELIANIFEENRIYVKYNDIPPRVIEALVAIEDTSYFEHGGINVEAMARAAIKDIKARKLVEGASTLTQQLIKNLALSREKKFTRKIKEIVLAMKLESELSKEDIIERYLNHVYFGHGYYGIKTAAEGYFRKELNELSIKEVAMLVGLPKAPSTYDPTKHLDLSLSRANRVLERMYSIGWINEDEYRKGVLEEPAVFDDTLTRNKAPYVVDEIIKEASKKFDDIKTGGYKIQSTVDLNVQKIAQEALVYGYNEILKRDKKANAEILNGAIVVTHPQSGQILALIGGIDYAKSSYNRATQSKRQPGSSFKPFIYQIALDSGYSVVSQVADIARTFDMGNGKEWTPKNYSGGFQGYITIKSAITQSRNLATINLLNDLGLSSVRKQLTDMGFNDIPENLSIALGSFGISPLDFAKFYSMFPNEGQMVEPTLIKHIENSFGASMDYEPQRKQVLKPEQAFLMTTLLQNVVNNGTGRNAKINGIQIAGKTGTTNNNIDAWFCGYSPDIEAIIWYGNDDNSPMKKIEGGGRTAAPVFKKFMEGYIKLYPTLRRAFEQPDGVYKGYYGGSDEYYTNDSPLPQNMPANDIIQDQENDGLLF, from the coding sequence ATGAAATATATCCTGGCATTTATCTTTATAGTTGCCATTTCGCTTGGCGGAGCATTTTTATATTTTTATTCGCAAGTTAGATTTGATGCTTACGCTATTATTGATTATAAACCAAAGCTTACAACGCAAATTTTTGATAGAAACAACGAACTCATCGCAAATATCTTTGAAGAAAATAGAATTTACGTAAAATATAACGACATCCCGCCACGTGTCATCGAAGCACTAGTAGCTATCGAAGATACGAGCTACTTTGAGCATGGTGGCATAAACGTAGAAGCTATGGCAAGGGCTGCCATAAAAGATATCAAGGCCAGAAAACTAGTCGAGGGAGCTTCAACACTAACACAACAGCTCATTAAAAATTTGGCTCTAAGCCGTGAGAAGAAATTTACAAGAAAGATAAAAGAGATCGTGCTTGCTATGAAGCTTGAAAGCGAGCTTAGCAAAGAAGATATCATCGAAAGATACCTAAATCACGTCTATTTTGGACATGGCTACTACGGCATAAAAACAGCAGCTGAGGGATATTTTAGAAAAGAGCTAAATGAGCTAAGCATAAAAGAGGTTGCCATGCTAGTTGGCTTGCCAAAGGCTCCAAGTACCTATGATCCTACAAAGCACCTTGACTTGTCGCTTAGCCGTGCAAATAGAGTACTTGAGAGAATGTATAGCATCGGCTGGATAAATGAGGATGAGTACCGCAAGGGCGTGCTTGAAGAGCCAGCGGTCTTTGACGATACACTCACAAGAAATAAAGCCCCTTACGTAGTCGATGAGATAATAAAAGAGGCTTCAAAGAAATTTGACGATATAAAAACTGGCGGCTATAAGATACAAAGCACAGTTGATCTAAATGTTCAAAAGATCGCTCAAGAAGCTCTAGTCTATGGCTATAATGAAATTTTAAAACGCGATAAAAAAGCAAATGCAGAAATCCTAAATGGAGCTATAGTAGTTACTCATCCACAAAGTGGTCAAATTTTAGCTCTAATTGGCGGTATTGACTACGCAAAAAGCAGTTATAACCGTGCCACTCAAAGCAAGCGCCAGCCAGGATCTAGCTTTAAGCCGTTTATCTATCAAATAGCACTTGATAGCGGTTACTCAGTCGTTTCTCAAGTGGCTGATATCGCCAGGACATTTGACATGGGCAATGGCAAAGAGTGGACGCCAAAGAATTATAGCGGCGGTTTTCAAGGCTATATCACTATAAAATCAGCAATAACCCAGTCGCGTAACCTCGCAACCATAAATTTGCTAAACGATCTTGGTCTTAGCTCGGTTCGTAAACAGCTTACAGATATGGGCTTTAATGATATCCCAGAAAATTTATCTATCGCACTTGGAAGTTTTGGGATTTCGCCACTTGACTTTGCGAAATTTTACTCGATGTTCCCAAATGAGGGCCAGATGGTTGAGCCGACACTTATTAAGCATATAGAAAATAGTTTTGGTGCGTCGATGGACTATGAACCACAAAGAAAGCAGGTACTAAAACCAGAACAAGCATTTTTGATGACGACACTTCTTCAAAATGTCGTAAATAACGGCACTGGACGCAACGCTAAAATAAACGGCATTCAGATCGCTGGCAAAACCGGCACGACAAATAACAACATCGATGCTTGGTTTTGTGGTTACTCGCCTGATATTGAAGCGATAATATGGTACGGAAATGACGACAACAGCCCTATGAAAAAGATTGAGGGTGGTGGTAGAACAGCCGCACCTGTGTTTAAGAAATTTATGGAAGGCTATATTAAGCTTTATCCTACTTTAAGACGTGCATTTGAGCAGCCAGATGGTGTTTATAAAGGCTATTATGGAGGCAGTGACGAATACTACACAAACGACTCACCACTACCTCAAAATATGCCAGCAAATGATATTATACAAGATCAAGAAAATGATGGATTATTATTTTAG
- a CDS encoding ComEA family DNA-binding protein: MRIKILLCLVVASIAYGANLNTASKNELMGLGLSKGQALNIIKYRKAHKFKSIDELEKVQGIGFNDMQKVKEKLSIKENAKAKKTEAKNSKGKKK, translated from the coding sequence ATGAGGATTAAAATTTTACTTTGTTTAGTAGTCGCAAGTATTGCATATGGCGCTAATCTAAATACGGCCAGCAAAAACGAGTTAATGGGGCTTGGGCTAAGTAAAGGTCAAGCGTTAAACATTATAAAATACAGAAAAGCCCATAAATTTAAAAGTATCGATGAGCTTGAAAAAGTCCAAGGTATCGGCTTTAACGATATGCAAAAAGTTAAAGAAAAACTTAGCATAAAAGAGAATGCAAAAGCCAAAAAAACTGAAGCAAAAAACTCCAAAGGCAAGAAAAAATAA